One genomic region from Gossypium hirsutum isolate 1008001.06 chromosome D13, Gossypium_hirsutum_v2.1, whole genome shotgun sequence encodes:
- the LOC107920830 gene encoding uncharacterized protein isoform X4, which yields MCLFEMGFEEKAIKLQVKEEKACETKKICLDAFTDLTYVAPIVFLYLLKECYVHGKATKKFQALQQEVHQVLCNSPQPGPATFVAYCLYILPIFGSYCEGFSHLIVSAFHRFLKTAATTGDSLEAKIIAVRLFLDIVEGSIDHDERIAVKILEVFDIKLTDIEKVASQSKAKNDRRFHNVKAFLEQYIFGFIESESYMTAVNLLEHFSIRQSGESFLVKMIEKKQFRAAEKWATFMGKPMLSMLVQEYVDRNKLKNAYLIVKKNNLQQEFPDVHHKYKESALKKLAEKACWDVAEAKANGDRQLVDYLVYLAMEAGYLEKVDELCNRYSLEGFPKAQEHEAIFLQHCFLNLNELGVEDIIWVDELNGLGKATCHIEGSKVVGLDCEWKPNYVKGSKPNKVSIMQIASDKKVFILDLIKLYNDVPDVLDNCLTHILRSPRILKLGYNFHCDVKQLAQSYGDLECFKCYNMLLDIQSMFEDPRGGLSGLAEKILGAGLNKTRRNSNWEQRPLSQNQLEYAALDAAVLIQIFYRVFDHSHAADALDGHNKIEWKSYIVSHMDNPRKSRKESRLRKEPEPEVKDNEA from the exons ATGTGCCTTTTTGAAATGGGGTTTGAGGAAAAAGCTATAAAGCTGCAAGTTAAAGAGGAGAAAGCTTGCGAAACGAAAAAAATTTGTCTGGATGCTTTTACTGATCTGACCTATGTTGCTCCAATTGTATTCTTATACCTTCTTAAAGAATGTTATGTTCATGgtaaa GCAACTAAAAAGTTTCAAGCTCTTCAACAAGAAGTCCACCAAGTTCTATGCAATTCTCCCCAACCAGGACCAGCTACTTTTGTTGCTTATTGTCTGTATATACTGCCCATATTTGGATCTTACTGTGAAGGCTTCAGTCATTTGATTGTATCTGCTTTTCATCGTTTTCTAAAGACAGCAGCCACCACTGGAGATTCTTTGGAAGCAAAAATTATAGCTGTGCGATTATTTCTTGATATTGTTGAGGGTTCTATTGACCATGATGAGAGGATTGCTGTGAAGATACTTGAAGTTTTTGATATCAAGTTGACAGATATCGAGAAAGTTGCATCCCAATCAAAGGCCAAGAATGACCGTAGGTTTCACAATGTAAAGGCATTTCTTGAGCAGTATATATTTGGATTCATAGAATCAGAGTCATATATGACAGCTGTGAATCTGTTGGAACACTTCTCTATCCGTCAATCTGGGGAATCTTTTCTTGTCAAAATGATAGAAAAGAAACAATTCAGAGCAGCAGAGAAGTGGGCAACATTTATGGGGAAGCCAATGTTATCCATGCTCGTCCAGGAGTATGTTGACAGGAATAAACTAAAGAATGCTTATTTGATTGTAAAGAAGAACAATCTCCAGCAAGAATTTCCAGATGTGCATCACAAATACAAAGAAAG TGCATTAAAAAAATTAGCAGAAAAAGCATGCTGGGATGTTGCAGAGGCAAAGGCAAATGGTGATAGGCAATTAGTTGACTATCTG GTTTATCTGGCCATGGAAGCTGGTTACTTGGAGAAGGTTGATGAACTTtgtaatcgatactcccttgaaGGTTTTCCAAAAGCACAAG AACATGAAGCAATTTTTTTGCAGCATTGCTTTTTAAATCTCAATGAATTGGGAGTAGAAGACATAATTTGGGTGGACGAGCTTAATGGTCTTGGTAAGGCAACATGCCACATTGAGGGATCCAAAGTTGTGGGCCTTGACTGTGAATGGAAACCCAATTATGTAAAAGGTAGCAAACCAAACAAG GTTTCTATCATGCAAATAGCTTCTGATAAGAAGGTCTTCATCCTTGACttgataaaattatataatgACGTGCCTGATGTTTTAGACAACTGCCTAACTCACATCTTGCGGTCCCCAAGAATTCTAAAACTCG GTTATAATTTTCATTGTGATGTAAAGCAACTAGCTCAATCATATGGAGATTTAGAGTGTTTCAAGTGTTATAATATGCTATTGGACATCCAGAGTATGTTCGAAGATCCCCGAGGTGGCCTCTCTGGTCTTGCAGAG AAAATATTGGGAGCCGGCTTAAACAAAACAAGACGGAATAGCAACTGGGAACAAAGACCATTGAGTCAGAATCAG CTTGAGTATGCTGCTCTAGATGCCGCTGTTCTTATTCAAATATTCTACCGTGTTTTTGACCATTCTCATGCTGCTGATGCATTAGATGGGCATAACAAAATCGAGTGGAAGTCTTATATT GTTTCTCACATGGATAATCCAAGAAAGTCCAGAAAGGAATCTAGACTTAGAAAAGAACCAGAACCGGAAGTCAAGGACAACGAGGCATGA
- the LOC107920830 gene encoding uncharacterized protein isoform X1: protein MLLQLYSYTFLKNVMFMATKKFQALQQEVHQVLCNSPQPGPATFVAYCLYILPIFGSYCEGFSHLIVSAFHRFLKTAATTGDSLEAKIIAVRLFLDIVEGSIDHDERIAVKILEVFDIKLTDIEKVASQSKAKNDRRFHNVKAFLEQYIFGFIESESYMTAVNLLEHFSIRQSGESFLVKMIEKKQFRAAEKWATFMGKPMLSMLVQEYVDRNKLKNAYLIVKKNNLQQEFPDVHHKYKESALKKLAEKACWDVAEAKANGDRQLVDYLVYLAMEAGYLEKVDELCNRYSLEGFPKAQEHEAIFLQHCFLNLNELGVEDIIWVDELNGLGKATCHIEGSKVVGLDCEWKPNYVKGSKPNKVSIMQIASDKKVFILDLIKLYNDVPDVLDNCLTHILRSPRILKLGYNFHCDVKQLAQSYGDLECFKCYNMLLDIQSMFEDPRGGLSGLAEKILGAGLNKTRRNSNWEQRPLSQNQLEYAALDAAVLIQIFYRVFDHSHAADALDGHNKIEWKSYIVSHMDNPRKSRKESRLRKEPEPEVKDNEA from the exons ATGTTGCTCCAATTGTATTCTTATACCTTCTTAAAGAATGTTATGTTCATG GCAACTAAAAAGTTTCAAGCTCTTCAACAAGAAGTCCACCAAGTTCTATGCAATTCTCCCCAACCAGGACCAGCTACTTTTGTTGCTTATTGTCTGTATATACTGCCCATATTTGGATCTTACTGTGAAGGCTTCAGTCATTTGATTGTATCTGCTTTTCATCGTTTTCTAAAGACAGCAGCCACCACTGGAGATTCTTTGGAAGCAAAAATTATAGCTGTGCGATTATTTCTTGATATTGTTGAGGGTTCTATTGACCATGATGAGAGGATTGCTGTGAAGATACTTGAAGTTTTTGATATCAAGTTGACAGATATCGAGAAAGTTGCATCCCAATCAAAGGCCAAGAATGACCGTAGGTTTCACAATGTAAAGGCATTTCTTGAGCAGTATATATTTGGATTCATAGAATCAGAGTCATATATGACAGCTGTGAATCTGTTGGAACACTTCTCTATCCGTCAATCTGGGGAATCTTTTCTTGTCAAAATGATAGAAAAGAAACAATTCAGAGCAGCAGAGAAGTGGGCAACATTTATGGGGAAGCCAATGTTATCCATGCTCGTCCAGGAGTATGTTGACAGGAATAAACTAAAGAATGCTTATTTGATTGTAAAGAAGAACAATCTCCAGCAAGAATTTCCAGATGTGCATCACAAATACAAAGAAAG TGCATTAAAAAAATTAGCAGAAAAAGCATGCTGGGATGTTGCAGAGGCAAAGGCAAATGGTGATAGGCAATTAGTTGACTATCTG GTTTATCTGGCCATGGAAGCTGGTTACTTGGAGAAGGTTGATGAACTTtgtaatcgatactcccttgaaGGTTTTCCAAAAGCACAAG AACATGAAGCAATTTTTTTGCAGCATTGCTTTTTAAATCTCAATGAATTGGGAGTAGAAGACATAATTTGGGTGGACGAGCTTAATGGTCTTGGTAAGGCAACATGCCACATTGAGGGATCCAAAGTTGTGGGCCTTGACTGTGAATGGAAACCCAATTATGTAAAAGGTAGCAAACCAAACAAG GTTTCTATCATGCAAATAGCTTCTGATAAGAAGGTCTTCATCCTTGACttgataaaattatataatgACGTGCCTGATGTTTTAGACAACTGCCTAACTCACATCTTGCGGTCCCCAAGAATTCTAAAACTCG GTTATAATTTTCATTGTGATGTAAAGCAACTAGCTCAATCATATGGAGATTTAGAGTGTTTCAAGTGTTATAATATGCTATTGGACATCCAGAGTATGTTCGAAGATCCCCGAGGTGGCCTCTCTGGTCTTGCAGAG AAAATATTGGGAGCCGGCTTAAACAAAACAAGACGGAATAGCAACTGGGAACAAAGACCATTGAGTCAGAATCAG CTTGAGTATGCTGCTCTAGATGCCGCTGTTCTTATTCAAATATTCTACCGTGTTTTTGACCATTCTCATGCTGCTGATGCATTAGATGGGCATAACAAAATCGAGTGGAAGTCTTATATT GTTTCTCACATGGATAATCCAAGAAAGTCCAGAAAGGAATCTAGACTTAGAAAAGAACCAGAACCGGAAGTCAAGGACAACGAGGCATGA
- the LOC107920830 gene encoding exonuclease mut-7 homolog isoform X2, with translation MLLQLYSYTFLKNVMFMATKKFQALQQEVHQVLCNSPQPGPATFVAYCLYILPIFGSYCEGFSHLIVSAFHRFLKTAATTGDSLEAKIIAVRLFLDIVEGSIDHDERIAVKILEVFDIKLTDIEKVASQSKAKNDRRFHNVKAFLEQYIFGFIESESYMTAVNLLEHFSIRQSGESFLVKMIEKKQFRAAEKWATFMGKPMLSMLVQEYVDRNKLKNAYLIVKKNNLQQEFPDVHHKYKESALKKLAEKACWDVAEAKANGDRQLVDYLVYLAMEAGYLEKVDELCNRYSLEGFPKAQEDIIWVDELNGLGKATCHIEGSKVVGLDCEWKPNYVKGSKPNKVSIMQIASDKKVFILDLIKLYNDVPDVLDNCLTHILRSPRILKLGYNFHCDVKQLAQSYGDLECFKCYNMLLDIQSMFEDPRGGLSGLAEKILGAGLNKTRRNSNWEQRPLSQNQLEYAALDAAVLIQIFYRVFDHSHAADALDGHNKIEWKSYIVSHMDNPRKSRKESRLRKEPEPEVKDNEA, from the exons ATGTTGCTCCAATTGTATTCTTATACCTTCTTAAAGAATGTTATGTTCATG GCAACTAAAAAGTTTCAAGCTCTTCAACAAGAAGTCCACCAAGTTCTATGCAATTCTCCCCAACCAGGACCAGCTACTTTTGTTGCTTATTGTCTGTATATACTGCCCATATTTGGATCTTACTGTGAAGGCTTCAGTCATTTGATTGTATCTGCTTTTCATCGTTTTCTAAAGACAGCAGCCACCACTGGAGATTCTTTGGAAGCAAAAATTATAGCTGTGCGATTATTTCTTGATATTGTTGAGGGTTCTATTGACCATGATGAGAGGATTGCTGTGAAGATACTTGAAGTTTTTGATATCAAGTTGACAGATATCGAGAAAGTTGCATCCCAATCAAAGGCCAAGAATGACCGTAGGTTTCACAATGTAAAGGCATTTCTTGAGCAGTATATATTTGGATTCATAGAATCAGAGTCATATATGACAGCTGTGAATCTGTTGGAACACTTCTCTATCCGTCAATCTGGGGAATCTTTTCTTGTCAAAATGATAGAAAAGAAACAATTCAGAGCAGCAGAGAAGTGGGCAACATTTATGGGGAAGCCAATGTTATCCATGCTCGTCCAGGAGTATGTTGACAGGAATAAACTAAAGAATGCTTATTTGATTGTAAAGAAGAACAATCTCCAGCAAGAATTTCCAGATGTGCATCACAAATACAAAGAAAG TGCATTAAAAAAATTAGCAGAAAAAGCATGCTGGGATGTTGCAGAGGCAAAGGCAAATGGTGATAGGCAATTAGTTGACTATCTG GTTTATCTGGCCATGGAAGCTGGTTACTTGGAGAAGGTTGATGAACTTtgtaatcgatactcccttgaaGGTTTTCCAAAAGCACAAG AAGACATAATTTGGGTGGACGAGCTTAATGGTCTTGGTAAGGCAACATGCCACATTGAGGGATCCAAAGTTGTGGGCCTTGACTGTGAATGGAAACCCAATTATGTAAAAGGTAGCAAACCAAACAAG GTTTCTATCATGCAAATAGCTTCTGATAAGAAGGTCTTCATCCTTGACttgataaaattatataatgACGTGCCTGATGTTTTAGACAACTGCCTAACTCACATCTTGCGGTCCCCAAGAATTCTAAAACTCG GTTATAATTTTCATTGTGATGTAAAGCAACTAGCTCAATCATATGGAGATTTAGAGTGTTTCAAGTGTTATAATATGCTATTGGACATCCAGAGTATGTTCGAAGATCCCCGAGGTGGCCTCTCTGGTCTTGCAGAG AAAATATTGGGAGCCGGCTTAAACAAAACAAGACGGAATAGCAACTGGGAACAAAGACCATTGAGTCAGAATCAG CTTGAGTATGCTGCTCTAGATGCCGCTGTTCTTATTCAAATATTCTACCGTGTTTTTGACCATTCTCATGCTGCTGATGCATTAGATGGGCATAACAAAATCGAGTGGAAGTCTTATATT GTTTCTCACATGGATAATCCAAGAAAGTCCAGAAAGGAATCTAGACTTAGAAAAGAACCAGAACCGGAAGTCAAGGACAACGAGGCATGA
- the LOC107920830 gene encoding exonuclease mut-7 homolog isoform X3 has translation MLLQLYSYTFLKNVMFMTAATTGDSLEAKIIAVRLFLDIVEGSIDHDERIAVKILEVFDIKLTDIEKVASQSKAKNDRRFHNVKAFLEQYIFGFIESESYMTAVNLLEHFSIRQSGESFLVKMIEKKQFRAAEKWATFMGKPMLSMLVQEYVDRNKLKNAYLIVKKNNLQQEFPDVHHKYKESALKKLAEKACWDVAEAKANGDRQLVDYLVYLAMEAGYLEKVDELCNRYSLEGFPKAQEHEAIFLQHCFLNLNELGVEDIIWVDELNGLGKATCHIEGSKVVGLDCEWKPNYVKGSKPNKVSIMQIASDKKVFILDLIKLYNDVPDVLDNCLTHILRSPRILKLGYNFHCDVKQLAQSYGDLECFKCYNMLLDIQSMFEDPRGGLSGLAEKILGAGLNKTRRNSNWEQRPLSQNQLEYAALDAAVLIQIFYRVFDHSHAADALDGHNKIEWKSYIVSHMDNPRKSRKESRLRKEPEPEVKDNEA, from the exons ATGTTGCTCCAATTGTATTCTTATACCTTCTTAAAGAATGTTATGTTCATG ACAGCAGCCACCACTGGAGATTCTTTGGAAGCAAAAATTATAGCTGTGCGATTATTTCTTGATATTGTTGAGGGTTCTATTGACCATGATGAGAGGATTGCTGTGAAGATACTTGAAGTTTTTGATATCAAGTTGACAGATATCGAGAAAGTTGCATCCCAATCAAAGGCCAAGAATGACCGTAGGTTTCACAATGTAAAGGCATTTCTTGAGCAGTATATATTTGGATTCATAGAATCAGAGTCATATATGACAGCTGTGAATCTGTTGGAACACTTCTCTATCCGTCAATCTGGGGAATCTTTTCTTGTCAAAATGATAGAAAAGAAACAATTCAGAGCAGCAGAGAAGTGGGCAACATTTATGGGGAAGCCAATGTTATCCATGCTCGTCCAGGAGTATGTTGACAGGAATAAACTAAAGAATGCTTATTTGATTGTAAAGAAGAACAATCTCCAGCAAGAATTTCCAGATGTGCATCACAAATACAAAGAAAG TGCATTAAAAAAATTAGCAGAAAAAGCATGCTGGGATGTTGCAGAGGCAAAGGCAAATGGTGATAGGCAATTAGTTGACTATCTG GTTTATCTGGCCATGGAAGCTGGTTACTTGGAGAAGGTTGATGAACTTtgtaatcgatactcccttgaaGGTTTTCCAAAAGCACAAG AACATGAAGCAATTTTTTTGCAGCATTGCTTTTTAAATCTCAATGAATTGGGAGTAGAAGACATAATTTGGGTGGACGAGCTTAATGGTCTTGGTAAGGCAACATGCCACATTGAGGGATCCAAAGTTGTGGGCCTTGACTGTGAATGGAAACCCAATTATGTAAAAGGTAGCAAACCAAACAAG GTTTCTATCATGCAAATAGCTTCTGATAAGAAGGTCTTCATCCTTGACttgataaaattatataatgACGTGCCTGATGTTTTAGACAACTGCCTAACTCACATCTTGCGGTCCCCAAGAATTCTAAAACTCG GTTATAATTTTCATTGTGATGTAAAGCAACTAGCTCAATCATATGGAGATTTAGAGTGTTTCAAGTGTTATAATATGCTATTGGACATCCAGAGTATGTTCGAAGATCCCCGAGGTGGCCTCTCTGGTCTTGCAGAG AAAATATTGGGAGCCGGCTTAAACAAAACAAGACGGAATAGCAACTGGGAACAAAGACCATTGAGTCAGAATCAG CTTGAGTATGCTGCTCTAGATGCCGCTGTTCTTATTCAAATATTCTACCGTGTTTTTGACCATTCTCATGCTGCTGATGCATTAGATGGGCATAACAAAATCGAGTGGAAGTCTTATATT GTTTCTCACATGGATAATCCAAGAAAGTCCAGAAAGGAATCTAGACTTAGAAAAGAACCAGAACCGGAAGTCAAGGACAACGAGGCATGA